From Colias croceus chromosome 27, ilColCroc2.1, one genomic window encodes:
- the LOC123703774 gene encoding putative serine protease K12H4.7, translated as MWLLLLLLTSAQCLHTREPPAPAPLTRSAPQERWLDVRLNHFDASDTRSFRMRYYYNDEFTSQHSNIVIFVGGEWEISPGWTQTGLAYELASRTGSGLFYTEHRYYGSTRPTRDTQLTNLRFLNVDQALGDLAQFIQHVKSDDYEGGKFKNATVGLVGCSYAGSMATWMRLSYPHLVDAAFSDSGPLYAQEDFPEYLEVITEALRSQGSEACLTSVGEAIQRMVDLLGTDDGAAQVSTMFNTCAPLRANATLDITTFFWYGITETFAYLVQYATPGDITSACEVMTDSAVADPMQRLANWITKEPWTQPCIEPRYEEVVKKHNNVSYDAPDTTMRLWTYQTCVEYGWYQTTTSSHQPFLSTVPLEYFHQMCKDFFSVDINESLLRAGIHRTNLFFGGFNIPDHVVSVAGGIDPWSPMGPNATHSRPNAPVYFVPEISHCRAIRPTNDSETEILRDAKLSVLRHMELHMTGDSVQSAAHSVGITPLIVVFSIALWLL; from the exons atGT GGCTGCTCCTTCTATTGCTAACTTCGGCACAATGTCTACACACGCGGGAGCCCCCCGCCCCCGCGCCGCTCACCCGCAGCGCCCCTCAGGAGAGATGGTTGGATGTCAGACTTAACCATTTTGATGCTAGCGACACAAGGAGTTTTAGGATG CGTTACTACTACAACGATGAATTCACAAGCCAACACAGCAACATAGTAATATTTGTAGGGGGGGAGTGGGAGATCTCCCCCGGGTGGACACAGACCGGGCTGGCCTATGAACTGGCTTCGAGGACTGGCAGCGGCCTGTTTTATACTGAACATCGGTACTATGGTAGTACTCGGCCTACTAG agaCACACAACTAACAAACCTTCGCTTCTTAAACGTAGACCAGGCGCTCGGTGACTTGGCGCAGTTCATACAGCATGTAAAAAGTGACGACTATGAAGGTGGAAAGTTTAA GAACGCCACAGTGGGTCTAGTAGGATGTTCATACGCGGGCAGCATGGCCACCTGGATGAGACTCTCCTACCCCCACCTGGTGGACGCTGCCTTCTCTGATAGTGGACCACTGTATGCACAGGAAGATTTTCCTG AATATTTAGAAGTGATAACCGAAGCGCTACGCTCGCAAGGCAGCGAGGCATGCCTTACTAGCGTGGGAGAGGCGATACAACGCATGGTAGACTTGCTGGGGACAGACGATGGAGCTGCACAAGTATCGACTATGTTTAA CACCTGCGCCCCACTCCGCGCCAACGCAACCCTGGACATTACCACGTTCTTTTGGTACGGCATCACGGAGACATTCGCCTACCTGGTGCAATACGCAACGCCGGGGGATATAACTAGTGCATGTGAAGTCATGACGGACAGCGCAGTTG CGGACCCAATGCAACGTCTCGCAAACTGGATTACCAAAGAACCCTGGACTCAACCATGCATCGAACCGCGTTACGAGGAGGTTGtaaagaaacataataatgttaGCTATGATGCCCCTGATACTACta TGCGTCTCTGGACATACCAAACGTGCGTGGAGTACGGTTGGTACCAGACCACGACCAGCTCGCACCAGCCATTCCTCTCCACTGTTCCCTTGGAGTACTTCCATCAGATGTGCAAGGACTTCTTTTCGGTTGA tatAAACGAGAGCCTACTTCGCGCGGGAATCCACCGCACGAACCTTTTCTTCGGCGGCTTCAACATACCAGACCACGTGGTGTCGGTGGCCGGGGGCATTGACCCCTGGTCCCCGATGGGGCCAAATGCGACACATAGCAGGCCCAATGCCCCTGTGTACTTTGTGCCTGAAATCTCACATTGCAGGGCTATAAG GCCTACAAACGACAGCGAAACAGAAATACTTCGAGATGCAAAATTATCAGTCCTCCGTCACATGGAGTTGCACATGACGGGAGACAGCGTGCAGTCTGCCGCTCATAGTGTTGGAATAACTCCATTGATTGTTGTGTTTAGTATAGCTTTATGGTTGTTGTAA